One segment of Rhodopirellula baltica SH 1 DNA contains the following:
- a CDS encoding S49 family peptidase → MTWPLRTYGVVALAVCACWIAGCSHPVRALVGGNMRIDGDMGVNGDMGVDGDINMNGTMTTVSKTDNTASPVRAVQINAKSSDSQSRIAIVDVDGLLIDQNFSGFGSMGENPVSLFREKMRHIESDPTILAVVLRINSPGGGVTASDMLAHQLQHLKSNRNIPVVACLMTTGTGGAYYLATHADAIVAHPTSVVGGIGVILNNYNMEDTLGQFNIVSLPIKSGDKIDVGSPERMMQREERDLLQSMADEFHQRFIEQVRSSRGERLVVTSEVDESNLDESDADKLDAGDLDRDDMDDAELKPSDLIPFDGRVVSGLHAQTIGLVDQTGYLDDAVSLAGRMAGLSSSPALVLLRRDNDRAMSEFDVTPNVPMTSILPIQLPGLDRSSMPTFLYLWQPDPSIVTANGG, encoded by the coding sequence ATGACTTGGCCGCTCCGCACATACGGTGTGGTTGCGTTGGCTGTTTGTGCGTGCTGGATCGCCGGTTGCTCTCATCCGGTGCGTGCGTTGGTCGGCGGCAACATGCGAATTGATGGCGACATGGGCGTTAACGGAGACATGGGTGTCGATGGCGACATCAACATGAACGGCACGATGACCACGGTCAGCAAGACCGACAACACGGCGTCTCCGGTTCGTGCGGTCCAGATCAACGCGAAGTCGTCTGATTCTCAATCACGCATCGCGATCGTGGATGTGGACGGATTGCTGATCGATCAAAACTTCAGCGGATTTGGATCGATGGGTGAGAACCCGGTCTCGTTGTTCCGCGAAAAGATGCGACACATCGAATCCGATCCGACCATTTTGGCGGTCGTCCTGCGAATCAATTCGCCCGGCGGCGGTGTGACGGCATCGGATATGCTCGCGCATCAACTCCAGCATCTCAAATCCAATCGCAACATACCCGTCGTTGCTTGCCTGATGACGACCGGCACCGGCGGCGCTTACTACTTGGCCACCCACGCCGACGCAATCGTCGCGCATCCAACATCGGTTGTCGGTGGGATCGGCGTCATCCTGAATAACTACAACATGGAAGACACGTTGGGTCAGTTCAATATCGTTTCGTTGCCGATCAAATCAGGCGACAAGATCGATGTCGGATCACCCGAAAGAATGATGCAGCGAGAAGAACGAGACCTGCTGCAATCGATGGCCGACGAATTCCACCAGCGTTTCATCGAACAAGTGCGTTCATCACGTGGCGAGCGACTGGTGGTCACCAGTGAAGTCGACGAGTCGAACTTGGATGAATCAGACGCAGACAAGCTGGACGCTGGTGATCTGGATCGCGACGACATGGACGACGCAGAGTTGAAGCCGAGCGACTTGATCCCGTTTGATGGACGCGTGGTATCAGGCCTGCACGCTCAAACGATCGGCTTGGTCGACCAAACCGGCTACCTCGACGACGCGGTATCTCTGGCCGGCCGAATGGCGGGACTGTCTTCCTCCCCCGCGTTGGTTCTGTTGCGACGAGACAACGATCGAGCGATGTCGGAATTCGACGTCACTCCAAACGTTCCGATGACTTCCATTTTGCCGATCCAGTTGCCTGGACTGGATCGCAGCTCGATGCCGACGTTCCTGTACCTTTGGCAACCTGACCCCAGCATCGTTACCGCCAACGGTGGTTAA
- a CDS encoding adenylate cyclase, with protein sequence MNKLQSRSASLKPTYRRWIRTAMTLSILGILVVFAWKPRLVTENYLRDATHVMVTDSEVPPAGPHVADTDREDASYPKADSPRHRWYIGGFPLDAYQARMSHNEGVDGLDRWSTFGLGLWIDIWFCIGVLALAGIAAYNIRPGQSPWNVLWSPNQNDNTRYRRALVGIASVGFIATVAHFYETQRRLRTFERETMVTLVRSTNHPIVANLPLAFRGPWTHAFQLQCHRESNLESIDWSNYKSLDFIALNGEIDPVTLQAIQENPWVTGLRWTNVPSVEAANSVLAQLPSLRSVSMSFESSDEQAEPSSDAKIQIQSLNRLASLSLRRIQASAICTEDLLVPSLTMLEIQTIGPSPRTWLFEDANRLQSLSVRHLRPNRRTNADELKLTVRLMPALTELSIDAGIPVDLSLLELPRLTKLHGIDSYSMRFSNSDGEDGYIARVSSLKMSGLSSLTKLELAGENFDEWEIEECPRLHDVRITRPAPGGYGRFRRSARGWEAPPQFVGARFLAAVASGPAPLPQKSTKGLMAWSASLPSLRTLNFDGMNLTTCDLAKLKSCSFLKSLTLENCQLDPRQLEELQVVSTLRELSVSGTEIDPEVVPQLLAMHSNWEVLELPWEELEEIRIVDQPQLKRAFRTRTLRAKHIELVNLESLVSRLRVAPGAETIRVVNLPRLTEIDIRRPNTDQIEVERVPHLLSFTLERGVLNSATLSSLTQSRQLHSLILPGTDYPEGLGKHFASWPGLQEINVMGTTIGDDDLRDLPSLKNLRRLRLDHTALTDKGISTLARCARLQSVSLMGLELSSTAFEPLAALAWLMELSVNESISLPDALQSIRLMPDEWAAESSDPRLAEKWFNGIRPGANRATEFSRRRPPRGRHPRWVSNEEKGSNEASDSQRLIPPFDAT encoded by the coding sequence ATGAACAAGCTGCAATCCAGAAGTGCGTCTCTGAAGCCCACTTACCGTCGTTGGATCCGGACGGCGATGACGCTCTCGATCCTCGGGATCCTGGTCGTGTTTGCTTGGAAACCGCGATTGGTCACGGAGAATTACCTTCGTGATGCCACGCACGTGATGGTGACCGACAGCGAAGTCCCCCCCGCTGGACCGCACGTCGCTGACACGGATCGCGAAGACGCGTCCTATCCAAAAGCAGACTCGCCGCGGCACCGTTGGTATATCGGTGGATTCCCGCTGGACGCTTACCAAGCCCGCATGTCCCACAACGAAGGCGTCGACGGTTTGGACCGTTGGAGCACGTTTGGACTGGGGTTGTGGATCGACATTTGGTTTTGCATCGGCGTTCTCGCGTTGGCTGGAATCGCGGCCTACAACATTCGTCCGGGACAATCGCCTTGGAATGTCCTGTGGTCGCCCAATCAGAACGACAACACTCGATACCGTCGCGCGTTGGTCGGCATCGCATCGGTCGGTTTCATCGCCACGGTCGCTCACTTCTACGAGACTCAACGTCGGTTGCGAACGTTTGAGCGTGAAACCATGGTCACGTTGGTTCGATCGACCAACCATCCCATCGTGGCCAATTTGCCTCTCGCGTTTCGCGGTCCTTGGACCCATGCGTTCCAACTGCAATGCCATCGTGAATCGAATTTGGAATCGATCGATTGGAGCAACTACAAATCGCTCGACTTCATCGCACTCAATGGCGAGATCGATCCGGTAACGCTGCAGGCCATCCAAGAGAACCCTTGGGTTACGGGTCTTCGTTGGACCAACGTCCCCAGCGTCGAAGCCGCCAATTCGGTGTTGGCACAATTGCCGTCGCTTCGAAGCGTCTCGATGTCATTCGAATCCAGCGACGAACAAGCGGAACCATCTTCCGATGCGAAGATTCAGATTCAATCGCTCAATCGGTTGGCTTCCTTGTCGCTACGTCGCATCCAAGCATCGGCAATTTGCACCGAAGACCTGTTGGTGCCTTCGCTAACGATGCTGGAAATTCAAACCATCGGCCCAAGCCCTCGAACTTGGTTGTTCGAAGACGCCAATCGACTGCAATCACTTTCTGTTCGACATCTGCGTCCGAATCGCCGAACCAACGCGGACGAATTGAAGTTGACCGTTCGTTTGATGCCCGCATTGACGGAGCTTTCAATCGACGCGGGCATCCCCGTCGACTTGAGCCTCCTCGAGTTGCCACGTTTGACCAAACTGCATGGCATCGATTCCTATTCGATGCGGTTCAGCAACTCGGACGGAGAAGACGGCTACATCGCGCGAGTATCATCGCTGAAGATGTCCGGTCTCAGTTCGTTGACCAAGCTTGAGTTGGCTGGCGAAAACTTTGACGAATGGGAAATCGAAGAGTGTCCACGGCTGCACGATGTTCGGATCACCCGACCTGCACCAGGCGGCTACGGTCGCTTTCGTCGCAGTGCGCGAGGCTGGGAAGCTCCGCCTCAATTTGTCGGCGCTCGCTTCCTTGCCGCGGTCGCATCTGGCCCCGCTCCATTGCCGCAAAAATCGACGAAGGGGTTGATGGCTTGGTCCGCGTCGTTGCCATCACTTCGCACGCTGAATTTTGATGGCATGAACCTCACCACGTGTGACCTGGCGAAATTGAAGTCATGCTCGTTCTTGAAATCACTGACCCTCGAAAACTGTCAACTCGATCCGCGACAACTTGAAGAACTGCAAGTCGTCAGCACGCTTCGTGAATTGTCGGTTTCGGGTACTGAGATCGATCCCGAAGTCGTCCCACAATTGCTGGCGATGCACAGCAATTGGGAGGTTTTGGAACTGCCTTGGGAAGAGCTGGAAGAAATCCGGATTGTTGACCAACCACAACTCAAGCGAGCTTTCCGCACACGAACCCTGCGAGCCAAACACATCGAGCTGGTGAATCTGGAATCGCTGGTCAGCCGATTGCGTGTTGCTCCCGGTGCAGAAACTATTCGCGTGGTCAATCTGCCTCGCCTGACCGAGATCGACATTCGTCGTCCAAACACAGACCAGATCGAAGTTGAACGAGTGCCGCACTTGTTGTCGTTCACCTTGGAACGAGGCGTGTTGAATTCAGCAACGCTCAGCAGCCTGACGCAGAGTCGCCAATTGCACTCGTTGATTTTGCCGGGCACCGACTATCCCGAAGGACTGGGCAAACATTTCGCGTCCTGGCCCGGACTGCAAGAAATCAACGTGATGGGAACAACGATCGGCGATGACGATTTGCGAGATCTGCCGAGCCTGAAGAACCTTCGACGTCTGCGTTTGGACCACACCGCGCTGACCGACAAAGGTATTTCTACACTTGCACGATGTGCTCGCCTGCAAAGTGTCTCGCTGATGGGTCTGGAATTGTCCAGCACCGCGTTTGAGCCTTTGGCTGCTTTGGCATGGCTGATGGAATTGTCGGTGAACGAATCGATTTCGCTCCCCGATGCACTTCAGTCCATTCGCTTGATGCCCGATGAATGGGCCGCTGAGAGTTCTGACCCGCGTTTGGCCGAAAAGTGGTTCAACGGTATCCGCCCCGGTGCTAACCGTGCAACGGAGTTTTCCCGCCGTAGGCCGCCTCGTGGGCGGCACCCACGGTGGGTGTCCAACGAAGAAAAGGGTTCCAACGAGGCATCGGATTCGCAACGGTTGATTCCGCCGTTTGATGCAACGTGA